The genomic stretch tttcgttgttacttattcgtacgttgtaaaaatcaaaaaaaaaaacaaagtgacgtaggcTCCCATTTCAGTACAAAAGTGGCGAAAACTTTATTCATTtgtgggccgtactgaaaacctgatcacttggatcttcgttacaatgtcatatcacggcagcACAGTTCCACTCTTAGCAGTAATACcttgtttgcagtttgtattATTTTAAAACACAACCTTTTTGCACCAGTAGGTACTTAGGTTAGGTTCACTTTTCTTCCTCAAGCGTATGTTCTGTAAATAACTTGAATTCGCCAAAATACATTACAGTCATACCTCAATATAACGaaacttcgatataacgtaacttttttaaatatcttaTAATCAAAGTACAACAATCATTTTCGGGGGAaataatgttccgaataaatgttttagTAAGCTTTGAAATCAATAAGTACTGTAAAATAgggtaaaattgaaattttgtttcaatGTTTTGTTACTGCTTATGTTTGTCcacgaaaattgtcttaaagatGCATAAGACAGGTTTATATATACTGCTAGGTGAAAGGAAATAAATTTTTGCGCacctttgagtaaccatcaaaAGTTTTGCATCAatgtaaaattttgttttcgtgCTCAGATACAACGTAACTTGATATaatgttacaaaaaaaataaagttgcctcaaatcgaggtatgactgtatacatTTATGTTCTTGGTGAAAGTAATAATTTTGATTCACAGAAATCATCCTATAATTAATTTTTggtgaaaattataattttcacttccaattcaTGTGATAACATTTACTTcatacactataaaaaatcgacacgttacttacatgtggattccacttacttctgtgctaatagatgaaacattccATATCTAAGTGcaatacacttgcgtttcacttcacagcacaaaatcaagtgccttacacttcggtttgccatataatgcataccaaaatcaatctttttacactcagatttcaataGTAGAACGCGTCAAATACCAAAACATGTCAAAATACCGTGAATTCCATcaaaaatcgatatgggtcgacCTGTTAAAACGATTGGGTTGGTTTATTGGTATTCATGTGTAAAGAGCATTTGGTTTgagcgtgtgattttttttttagtgtagACTGAAAAAAGTTCTCCACCCGTGAAAAACACACAGTTTGCTAAGCTGTATTCACTGGAAATAGGTTGactggtcgatttgttatccttaaaacaaacaaaattaataacaaaatatttttatatttttctaatttttcaactgCCTTCGAATTGTGCAAGCAATAAACCTTTATCATTCAATTCATTTCAATCGAGTTTAAAGTTTTCAAGCTAAAGTATCTTCTCAATGTTTCTAAATAAATGTTATTCATGAAAAGAAATAGCATCTTATAAGTTATTTAGATATGCATCTTAGTAACCATGAACATAAATAGGACACGAGAATGCCGACCATTCAAGAGCCCGTGAGTCGCTTGGAGGAAAATCTTCACCGGGAAAAACTGACCTTCCTTGGTATGAAGTTTCTTGAGACTGTGAGTTGTATAGTCACATTATTACGCTAGTTCGTCATACTGAAAAATATTGCTCTATTTTTTGGGTGCGCTTGGTTTATTGGATTGCTGGTGGCTGTGGCTCACGAATATATGATCCGAAGATTTGGTCTCTGACGTGTTGTGCATTACACGTCCTCAGTGCACTGGAAGAGTCGGAACCAACAAAGCTCGAGATATTTTGCGCAATATACGTAATTTGTGCAATAGTTTCTTTTCTCAAGCTCATCTTTATTGGCTGTGGCTGCTGTAAAATCCATTACCGTAGCGAAGAAATAATTTCGTTAACCGGATTTATGATCTGTGCTGTAAGCGGGTTCATAACAATGTATCGCGTAGAACAGGATATTCACATGCAGTACCTCACGGATAAGGAAGAATGGTATCATAAGTTTTTCGTTTACAGTCGATTCGAGAGTATCTTTGCGATGCAAACATCTGGATTGTTTCTTATACACGGAGTATTGGTTTTGGATTTGACAGGTGAGCTTGACAAAATATTTGGAAAACTTGAAAACGGAGCAATTCTGGAGAATAGTAACAACCGGGATGCAGAAGCATATCGACGACTGCAGCTAAATCCATTTTGGATATCTGCATTGAAATGGTTCCAACACGTCGTTAATAGCATTGCATCGATTAGAAGAACGAATAGTGAACAACGCATTTGAGATGAAACCGGTTAAAACCATCAATTAAACCTTTTGAATAGTTGTTTTAAATGTTTTATCATAATATTATATAATTACCAAATATTCATCAGCATAGCTGTTTGCTAGCCTTCATTAGAATATAACAAAACAATGAACGCAGTAAAACAACTATTTTGGTTAGGTATCATTAGTTTTGTTTCTCTTTTGCTGTTTTCTACTAAATAATGATTAGAAACAATCTCTGTACGTTGTATCTACTAATTGAAAATAATGTGTAATGAAAAAATGATGAGAGGCATGGAGATAATATTTAtacaaaccaaaataaaactaaaCGCGAAGTTGGAAagtatcaaataaaaatatgaacTATCCATTATTCAACTAGTTGTTGCTATACACATACCTCATAATCCACGTCAAGCCAGTCCCTTAAAGCGACAAACCGAAAACTATATATTACTACTTGTTGTGCTGCAAAAGTATCGGACCTCATCGACCCCAGAGGCGATGGAAGTGTCGCAATTCTGTGCAAATTAAAAATTCACTGAGGCTGCACATGTTCACGCCAACTCGCTGCCGGTGTGAAGGGAAATCTTATCTACGCTCGATTCGTATGACATTTTTCATTGCACATTTGCTTGCACATTAAATAATGACTCCAGACTTCCAGACCCGAGCCCGAGCCGCACCCCACACGACAATCACGGCAGGACAAGTCATTTGGAATAGCAGACATAACTGGCCCTTTTTCGAACCGGGCACCGGGAAAAGCGATAGGAACAACGATCGACGGAGAGGGGTCTAAAAATTGACTGTTGAATGGATTTCAGGCTCTGCCACCGCCACCAGCCTCGGCCGGCGCTCGCCGATGGCTACTCGGGAAGTGTGTCCTCGAATATCTCTGACAGCCTTGTTACACACGGTTTTCCTTCGTTTCCATTGACATTTATTGGTCACATCTAAGTTATACTCCTGATGTCTATATAAATTTCTACGCTCCCGAGATATGCTGCCTTGCGATCGTTTGGTCACCGCCTGAGCTTTCTTATCTGCCAAGACTGTTACCTTCTCATTCGTTGCTGTCAATAAATTCTGTGCCCCGATTGCGAAATCCCCGCGTTGCTCTTCGGTGCGGTTCAGCTCAGCTCAGCTCCTTCCTTCTTACGCGTTGAATCCAATCGACGCAACCGGACCACAAAGTGCGCCCTCGGGGAAAATCGAATTAATCCAACCGGTCAAATCGAACTCCTCGCGAACGTTCGGCAGCGGCGGATAGGTTGTGCCGTAAACCTGTTCGTACAGGTAGAGTCCA from Wyeomyia smithii strain HCP4-BCI-WySm-NY-G18 chromosome 3, ASM2978416v1, whole genome shotgun sequence encodes the following:
- the LOC129730762 gene encoding uncharacterized protein LOC129730762 produces the protein MPTIQEPVSRLEENLHREKLTFLGMKFLETIWSLTCCALHVLSALEESEPTKLEIFCAIYVICAIVSFLKLIFIGCGCCKIHYRSEEIISLTGFMICAVSGFITMYRVEQDIHMQYLTDKEEWYHKFFVYSRFESIFAMQTSGLFLIHGVLVLDLTGELDKIFGKLENGAILENSNNRDAEAYRRLQLNPFWISALKWFQHVVNSIASIRRTNSEQRI